One Streptomyces sp. NBC_00223 genomic window carries:
- a CDS encoding DUF397 domain-containing protein: protein MSNGDLANASWFKSSYSNDQGACVEVAFVSGAVAMRDSKDPDGPALLFAPQEFSAFVRSVGDGEFNAS from the coding sequence GTGAGTAACGGCGATCTGGCCAACGCAAGCTGGTTCAAGTCGAGCTACAGCAACGACCAAGGAGCATGCGTGGAGGTGGCGTTCGTGAGCGGCGCCGTCGCCATGCGCGACAGCAAGGACCCCGACGGCCCTGCCCTGCTGTTCGCCCCCCAGGAGTTCAGCGCGTTCGTTCGCAGCGTCGGTGACGGCGAGTTCAACGCGTCGTAA
- a CDS encoding helix-turn-helix domain-containing protein, whose protein sequence is MAESVTGSTVPRRQLGRYLRELRNKARMTVKAAAETLEWSEAKIWRIETGQTSLRSHDVETMGRVYGAGSDLTTALMALAKETKAKGWWHSYGDVIPAWLDVYISLEEAATALSIYESELVPGLLQTDEYVRTLITTAASGASEEEVERRVQLRIERQALLTRVTDPPGVGVVLNEAVLRRPIGNPKIMTDQLTHLLEVGELPNLAVRVVPFVQGMHYGVMSGPFTMLEFPINGTGMPVEPTTIYIEGFAGALYLDKPHEVDRYEQAFNNIKSSSLNEAASRKFIADAVKEWRSE, encoded by the coding sequence ATGGCCGAGAGCGTGACCGGTTCGACCGTTCCCCGGCGTCAGCTGGGTCGCTACTTGCGCGAGTTGCGTAACAAGGCGCGGATGACGGTCAAGGCGGCAGCGGAAACCCTGGAGTGGTCGGAGGCAAAAATCTGGCGCATCGAGACGGGTCAAACGTCCCTTCGCAGCCACGACGTCGAGACCATGGGCCGTGTCTACGGGGCGGGCAGCGACCTGACGACCGCGCTCATGGCGCTGGCCAAGGAGACCAAGGCGAAGGGATGGTGGCACAGCTACGGCGATGTCATCCCGGCGTGGTTGGACGTGTACATCAGCCTGGAGGAGGCAGCCACAGCGCTGTCCATCTACGAGTCGGAGCTGGTGCCGGGGCTTCTTCAGACGGACGAGTACGTCCGGACGTTGATCACAACAGCTGCCTCCGGCGCTAGTGAAGAGGAGGTGGAACGGCGCGTTCAGCTCCGAATCGAGCGTCAGGCGCTGCTCACCCGCGTGACCGATCCCCCCGGCGTGGGAGTGGTACTGAACGAGGCCGTGCTTCGGCGTCCGATCGGCAACCCGAAGATCATGACCGACCAACTTACCCACCTCTTGGAGGTGGGCGAACTGCCCAACCTGGCGGTGCGGGTGGTGCCGTTTGTGCAGGGCATGCACTACGGAGTCATGTCCGGGCCCTTCACTATGCTGGAGTTCCCGATCAACGGCACGGGGATGCCGGTCGAGCCGACCACCATCTACATCGAGGGCTTCGCCGGAGCGCTCTACCTCGACAAGCCGCACGAGGTGGACCGCTATGAGCAGGCGTTCAACAACATCAAGAGTTCGTCGCTGAACGAAGCTGCAAGCAGGAAGTTCATCGCCGACGCTGTAAAGGAGTGGCGGAGTGAGTAA